In Fusarium fujikuroi IMI 58289 draft genome, chromosome FFUJ_chr08, one genomic interval encodes:
- a CDS encoding related to trihydrophobin precursor, giving the protein MQFSLAIVALLATAVSALPTEEKRQAYIPCSGLYGTSQCCATDVLGVADLDCGNPPEAPANATDFSAVCSAIGQRARCCVLPILDQGILCNTPTGVQD; this is encoded by the exons ATGCAGTTCTCACTCGCTATCGTTGCCCTCCTGGCTACCGCCGTCTCTGCTCTCCCCACTGAGGAGAAGCGCCAGGCTTACATCCCTTGCTCTGGTCTCTACGGCACTTCTCAATGCTGTGCTACTGATGTCCTTGGAGTTGCCGACCTTGACTGCGGAAACC CTCCCGAGGCCCCTGCCAACGCCACTGACTTCAGTGCTGTTTGCTCTGCCATTGGCCAGCGAGCTCGATGCTGTGTTCTGCCTATC CTTGACCAAGGCATCCTCTGCAACACCCCTACTGGTGTCCAGGACTAA
- a CDS encoding related to ankyrin 3 — protein MERRRLSHCDDGALPDHAKRRKTGFHQVENEATHDRYTVAWICALHIEMAAARAMLDEEHADCPRQANDTNSYVLGSVQNHNVAIACLPAAQYGLNNAASVLSHMRRTFPNIEIGLMVGIGGGVPLKADIRLGDIVIGVRVMQYDMGKTLSDGFQRTADPKIPDSSIRSVISNLRSRHELRGSRVPSILREKMGSYAAYSRPTEPDRLFQQSYHHPNAFSSCENCDSSKLEARKVRPSTDPVIHYGSIGSANTVMKDSTVRDEIARELDVLCFEMEAAGLMDIMSCLPIRGICDYSDSHKSKEWQRYAAATAAAYAYEFLELWRGDFQPSYVGHYQPHSEHNMVSKRHEKILKSLNFKEIDVRKSIITAAHSKTCRWFLKHSDYLSWIDPLQIPEHRGFLWIRGKPGAGKSTIMKFIYLESRKKDRKHQSLTASFFFNARGEMLEKAVSGMYRSLILQLLHGFPDLESVLDDPDLLPRNQDGCPPLNVLKDLLRAAVAKLGQRSFRCFIDALDECDEQQVMDLVEYFEDLAEQCTEDSIDLRVCFSSRHYPYIDIKYGIRVILEDQTGHASDLQSYIKSNLRIKDRPLLAELQEKMLEKGAGVFLWVVLVVDIMNKENCRGRLAVRRRLEQLPSGLSDLFKDLLKRDDGNMEELQLSLLWILLSQRPLKSDEYYHAIWSGLYLEGLADPEIPAVDTEDSEDCFARCVISSSKGLAEITKVKQPRVQFIHESVRDFLIKDKGLQELWPELGPDWESAGHERLKMCCYSYFELFIEKQKLKTEYWSTFVHKVAEDTKAYPFLQYASQFVLHHSNFAVNAADQKTFLESFQTFAWKAVINAFEEFWGYRYRLTAQLLYILADRGHSLLIQSILKNDADIDIPSKYDRYVYPLIAAMAKGDKASVLALLRLPSALYDGMDITEGLSPNTNTVGLCRTPLSWACENGHFGIARVLVERDAQPVNTVGEAYSLLMLASKNGHIDIARWLVDHGADIHQRYKNESAIWLASSNGQAELVEFLLDAGADLDTRGLKDTPILCLAAEKGHEKVVKLLLKRKANVEAKDNRGRTPLHLVARKEGSRATIESLLSYGADIEARDDIGRTPLLWAAERASITEIGFLIRKGADTAAQDYLGETCIHGAMNRRNAEPMTLRFLLENGAKADARTKTGQTCLHTFARWADHNFYFGGILQLVTSCGVDINGNDNDGDTPLHLLARYASSWALSMFADQPGVDFNARNRTGKTPLHVAVARSRQPGTEDLAILIRKGADINALDNHSRTPLDIAMERGNKKAIQFLIDNGWKQGAA, from the exons ATGGAGCGGCGGCGCCTGTCTCACTGTGACGATGGCGCGCTGCCTGACCATGCAAAACGACGCAAGACTGGCTTCCACcaggttgagaatgaggccACCCATGACCGCTATACAGTTGCCTGGATATGTGCATTACACATAGAGATGGCTGCAGCCCGCGCTATGCTCGACGAGGAGCACGCTGACTGTCCACGGCAAGCTAACGACACGAATTCTTATGTCCTGGGGAGCGTCCAAAATCACAATGTGGCCATAGCTTGCTTACCGGCAGCTCAATACGGACTAAATAATGCGGCGAGTGTGCTGAGTCATATGAGACGAACATTCCCCAACATTGAAATCGGATTGATGGTAGGCATTGGTGGCGGAGTGCCGCTCAAAGCTGATATACGGCTTGGGGACATTGTTATTGGAGTGCGAGTCATGCAGTACGACATGGGGAAAACACTCAGCGACGGGTTCCAGCGGACAGCAGACCCAAAAATACCCGACTCTTCCATCCGATCGGTCATCTCGAATCTGAGATCTCGACATGAGCTTCGTGGGAGCCGAGTTCCTTCGATTTTGAGGGAGAAGATGGGGAGCTACGCCGCTTATTCCCGCCCAACCGAGCCGGATCGTCTCTTTCAGCAGTCTTATCATCATCCGAATGCGTTCTCATCTTGTGAGAATTGTGACTCGTCGAAGTTAGAGGCGAGAAAAGTCAGGCCGTCCACAGACCCGGTCATTCACTATGGAAGTATTGGCTCGGCAAATACTGTCATGAAAGACTCGACTGTTCGTGATGAGATCGCTCGAGAGCTAGATGTGCTTTGCTTTGAGATGGAGGCTGCTGGCCTGATGGATATCATGTCTTGCCTGCCTATTCGTGGCATCTGCGACTATTCGGACTCTCACAAATCAAAAGAGTGGCAGAGATATGCTGCGGCAACTGCAGCAGCCTATGCATATGAGTTCTTGGAACTATGGAGAGGAGACTTCCAGCCATCGTATGTTGGCCACTATCAACCGCATT CTGAGCACAACATGGTGTCCAAGCGCCACGAAAAGATACTCAAATCTTTGAACTTCAAGGAGATCGATGTTCGCAAGTCTATTATCACAGCCGCGCACTCCAAAACCTGCCGATGGTTTCTCAAGCATTCCGATTACCTTTCATGGATAGACCCGCTACAAATACCAGAACATCGTGGCTTCTTGTGGATCAGAGGAAAGCCTGGTGCTGGAAAGTCTACTATCATGAAGTTCATTTACCTGGAGTCGAGGAAAAAGGACCGCAAGCACCAGAGCCTTAccgcttccttcttctttaacGCCCGTGGAGAGATGTTGGAAAAGGCTGTCTCGGGGATGTACCGATCATTAATTTTGCAGCTCTTACATGGATTTCCAGACCTCGAATCCGTCTTGGATGACCCTGATCTTTTGCCTCGAAACCAAGATGGTTGCCCTCCATTGAACGTTCTCAAAGACCTGCTCCGTGCCGCAGTCGCCAAGCTTGGCCAAAGATCATTCAGATGCTTCATCGATGCTCTTGACGAATGCGACGAACAGCAAGTTATGGACCTAGTTGAGTACTTCGAAGACTTGGCTGAGCAATGCACTGAAGACAGCATTGATCTCCGCGTCTGTTTCTCCAGTCGTCACTACCCCTACATCGATATAAAATACGGCATTCGTGTCATCCTCGAGGATCAAACGGGACATGCCAGTGATCTCCAGAGTTATATCAAGTCTAATCTTCGAATCAAAGACAGACCACTCCTAGcagagcttcaagagaaGATGCTTGAGAAAGGAGCCGGGGTATTCCTCTGGGTTGTCCTCGTGGTCGACATAATGAACAAAGAGAATTGCCGAGGGCGCCTTGCTGTGAGGAGACGACTTGAACAGCTGCCTAGTGGCCTGAGCGATCTGTTCAAGGACCTGCTGAAACGAGACGATGGCAACATGGAGGAACTCCAACTGTCTCTTCTTTGGATCTTACTCAGCCAACGACCATTAAAGTCAGACGAATACTATCACGCGATCTGGTCAGGGCTGTATTTGGAGGGACTAGCAGACCCTGAAATACCCGCAGTGGACACGGAGGACTCCGAGGACTGCTTTGCCCGTTGTGTTATCAGTTCATCTAAGGGCTTGGCCGAGATCACAAAAGTCAAGCAGCCAAGAGTTCAATTCATACACGAGTCAGTTCGCGACTTCCTTATTAAGGACAAGGGTCTTCAGGAGCTATGGCCGGAACTTGGACCAGATTGGGAGAGTGCAGGCCATGAAAGGTTGAAAATGTGCTGCTATTCCTACTTCGAACTTTTTATTGAGAAGCAAAAGCTCAAAACCGAATATTGGAGTACTTTCGTGCATAAGGTTGCAGAGGACACTAAGGCGTACCCTTTCCTTCAATACGCTAGCCAGTTCGTTCTACATCACTCTAACTTTGCAGTAAATGCTGCTGACCAAAAAACATTCTTGGAAAGCTTCCAGACTTTTGCTTGGAAAGCGGTCATCAACGCGTTTGAGGAGTTTTGGGGCTATAGATATCGCCTGACTGCTCAGCTGCTATATATACTGGCGGATAGAGGACATTCATTACTCATTCAGAGCATACTAAAGAATGATGCTGACATTGACATCCCATCAAAATATGACAGATATGTATATCCGCTCATAGCTGCCATGGCGAAAGGGGACAAAGCCAGCGTCCTTGCTCTTCTGCGTTTACCCTCCGCGCTCTATGACGGGATGGATATAACAGAAGGGCTATCGCCCAACACAAATACTGTCGGCCTCTGCAGAACCCCACTTTCTTGGGCCTGCGAGAATGGCCACTTTGGAATCGCAAGGGTTCTTGTTGAGAGAGATGCTCAGCCTGTGAATACGGTTGGAGAGGCATACTCACTTCTGATGCTTGCGTCAAAAAATGGCCACATCGATATAGCGAGATGGCTGGTTGACCACGGTGCGGACATTCATCAAAGATATAAGAACGAAAGTGCCATTTGGCTTGCATCAAGCAACGGCCAGGCGGAACTGGTTGAGTTCCTGCTCGACGCGGGGGCAGATCTTGATACACGTGGCCTTAAAGACACGCCTATACTCTGTCTAGCTGCCGAAAAAGGCCACGAGAAGGTGGTGAAGCTCCtcttgaagagaaaggcaAATGTTGAGGCGAAAGACAATCGAGGTAGGAcacctcttcatcttgttgcACGAAAGGAAGGATCTCGGGCGACAATAGAATCACTCCTAAGCTACGGAGCAGATATAGAAGCCAGGGATGATATTGGCCGGACACCTCTTCTCTGGGCCGCGGAAAGGGCCTCTATCACTGAGATAGGGTTCTTGATTAGAAAAGGAGCGGATACAGCGGCTCAAGATTATTTAGGTGAAACCTGTATCCACGGGGCGATGAACAGACGAAATGCAGAGCCAATGACTCTCCGGTTTCTTCTGGAAAATGGGGCAAAGGCTGATGCTCGCACCAAAACTGGCCAAACGTGCCTTCATACCTTCGCACGTTGGGCAGACCACAACTTTTACTTCGGCGGCATATTACAGCTAGTCACTAGCTGCGGGGTCGACATCAATGGCAACGACAATGATGGCGACACACCTTTGCACCTTTTGGCACGATATGCGTCCTCGTGGGCTCTGTCAATGTTCGCTGACCAGCCTGGGGTAGACTTCAATGCTCGCAATCGCACAGGCAAGACGCCATTACACGTTGCTGTTGCGCGTTCTCGTCAGCCGGGAACGGAGGACCTCGCTATACTAATAAGGAAAGGAGCGGATATTAATGCTCTGGATAATCATTCAAGGACGCCGCTTGATATCGCAATGGAAAGAGGCAACAAGAAAGCTATTCAGTTCCTAATTGACAACGGATGGAAACAAGGCGCTGCATAA
- a CDS encoding related to bacterial leucyl aminopeptidase, giving the protein MRATLALATLIGLSNAAAIDPRKGAEPLYKIELAPGDVRMVTEKEKWALRAEHKTFIDVTDLDEPGFSLRFLASFPSAVAQTSAVNALIPKLSQTNLRSTLTEFIKFQNRYYKSTYGQQSAEWLFGQIQSIITASGAKNVKVEKFTHSFRQPSIIATIAGKSDATIVVGAHQDSINLRSPDTGRSPGADDDGSGTVTILEAFRVLLTDSRVSTGQAPNTIEFHWYAGEEGGLLGSGAIFQKYKQDGRQVKAMLNQDMTGYVKPGTTEVVGILTDNVDAGLTTFLKKVVAAYSKLPTVDSKCGYGCSDHASATRQGFPSAMAFESTFDNSSPYIHGTTDTIDTVNFGHVLEFSKICLGFAYELGFATTL; this is encoded by the exons ATGCGTGCTACTCTTGCTCTTGCAACCCTCATCGGGCTGTCAAACGCCGCGGCTATTGACCCCCGCAAGGGCGCTGAGCCTCTTTACAAGATCGAGCTTGCACCTGGTGATGTCCGCATGGTCACCGAAAAGGAAAAGTGGGCACTGAGAGCT GAACACAAAACCTTCATCGATGTCACCGACCTTGATGAGCCCGGCTTCAGCCTCCGGTTCCTCGCCAGTTTCCCCAGCGCCGTTGCACAGACATCTGCCGTCAATGCTCTCATTCCCAAGCTGAGCCAGACAAACCTGCGCAGCACTCTGACAGAGTTCATCAAGTTCCAGAACAGATACTACAAGTCCACCTACGGCCAACAGTCAGCTGAGTGGCTGTTTGGACAGATTCAGTCTATCATCACTGCCAGTGGCGCCAAGAacgtcaaggttgagaagttcACTCACTCGTTCCGTCAGCCTAGCATTATTGCTACCATTGCCGGAAAGAGCGATGCCACTATTGTCGTTGGTGCTCACCAGGATTCTATCAACCTCCGAAGCCCGGATACTGGAAGGTCTCCTGGTGCTG ACGACGATGGCTCTGGAACGGTCACCATCCTTGAGGCCTTCCGCGTCCTGCTGACCGACTCTCGCGTTTCAACCGGCCAGGCCCCCAACACCATTGAGTTCCACTGGTACGCCGGTGAGGAGGGCGGTCTTCTCGGAAGTGGTGCTATCTTCCAGAAGTACAAGCAGGACGGCCGCCAGGTCAAGGCCATGCTCAACCAGGACATGACAGGCTACGTCAAGCCCGGTACCACCGAAGTCGTTGGCATTCTCACCGACAACGTCGATGCTGGCCTTACTACCTTTCTCAAGAAGGTTGTCGCTGCT TACTCCAAGCTCCCTACCGTTGACTCCAAGTGCGGATATGGGTGCTCTGACCATGCCTCCGCTACCCGCCAGGGTTTCCCCTCGGCTATGGCTTTCGAGTCTACTTTCGACAACAGCAGCCCTTATATCCACGGCACCACTGATACTATTGACACCGTCAACTTCGGCCATGTTCTTGAGTTTTCCAAGATCTGCCTTGGCTTTGCTTATGAGCTGGGCTTTGCTACTACACTTTAA
- a CDS encoding related to monophenol monooxygenase, whose amino-acid sequence MHVASLLATALLVAVPGSCALTHDCGCKAPLVRKEWRTLSTKEKHDYIGAVKCLATKPSQTGNIYAGAKSRYDDFQVSHIVNTDFIHYVGFFQAWHRMFIAQYEKDLRDLCCYSGGQPYWDWTLDSNSMEDFESSPIFDAETGFGGNGVFIDISGWTNVTRQVSGRTGGGCVTDGPFAKGQFEVHAGPDNSTAYKPRCLARDISVEYGISKLNQTVVDGTLEAKDFFEFDQRVQGGVSSESQGYHGGGHLAIGGSLGEMGDMYSSPGDPIFWLHHTNVDRLWDIWQRLDWPARKSDISGPDTQYAYPYDFFGDKAYKNITLAYVMDFGNLLPDRRYVTVEEAMDTRRLCYTYE is encoded by the exons ATGCATGTTGCATCTCTGCTAGCTACCgctcttcttgttgctgtgcCAGGCTCTTGTGCACTTACTCACGATTGCGGCTGCAAGGCTCCTCTCGTTCGTAAAGAATG GAGAACATTAAGTACCAAAGAGAAGCATGACTATATCGGTGCAGTCAAGTGCCTCGCGACGAAGCCCTCACAGACTGGAAACATCTACGCCGGCGCCAAGTCCCGTTACGACGATTTTCAAGTCAGCCATATCGTGAATACTGACTTTATCCACTACGTT GGGTTCTTCCAAGC ATGGCATCGGATGTTCATAGCCCAGTATGAGAAGGATCTTCGAGATCTCTGTTGCTATAGTGGTGGTCAACCGTACTGGG ACTGGACACTTGACTCTAACTCTATGGAGGACTTCGAAAGTTCTCCCATCTTTGACGCAGAGACAGGCTTCGGAGGTAACGGCGTTTTCATCGATATCAGTGGCTGGACAAACGTCACTCGGCAGGTCTCCGGCAGGACAGGAGGAG GCTGTGTCACCGATGGTCCATTTGCCAAGGGACAGTTTGAAGTGCATGCAGGTCCAG ACAACTCAACTGCTTACAAACCACGTTGCCTGGCACGCGACATCTCTGTTGAATATGGCATCTCAAAGCTCAACCAAACCGTAGTCGACGGGACCCTCGAAGCCAAAGACTTCTTCGAATTCGACCAGCGCGTCCAAGGCGGCGTCAGCTCTGAATCTCAAGGATATCACGGTGGTGGCCATCTTGCCATTGGCGGTAGCCTTGGCGAGATGGGCGACATGTATTCTTCGCCTGGCGATCCTATCTTCTGGCTGCATCACACCAACGTTGACCGACTCTGGGATATATGGCAGCGACTGGATTGGCCTGCTAGGAAGAGCGATATCAGCGGTCCTGATACTCAATATGCGTATCCGTATGATTTCTTTGGGGATAAGGCGTATAAGAACATCACTCTTGCTTACGTGATGGACTTTGGCAATTTGCTTCCTGATAGGCGATACGTCACGGTTGAGGAGGCTATGGACACTCGGCGACTGTGCTACACCTATGAGTAA
- a CDS encoding related to salicylate 1-monooxygenase — MAKQKSPLDVVIIGAGLAGLLTARVLREKHNVKVYERSSTPIEVGAAINVGPNGVRILDTLGFDRSKAGSLPVGATKVFTKDGHLQLDEKNSYVEKYGADWLFQHRADLRGEFLRLATEDTAISGIPGRPAEVLWDQKVIDIDPEEGRITLSSAADGIKSMVRPYVVGDAAFQTARPSGLSAFRFTLELDDIKAALKELPDILQADQPTCLSMVYSFDSTMRSVVMYPCRNFELFNFVCIVPDSSLKEKTTESWTASGDKEELMSLFSDFPSWVHDYFRIVKNIKLWQLRDQDPLPTYIRGRTVLIGDAAHAMTPHQGQGGTQAVEDAEGFRLFLQNRITREHVPELLKDFDSVRRPRASQIQNNTRKAKNKRTAEEVYMFEKINWTYGGIMEELKAVKERGSNYTKKSESAGTIKAL; from the exons ATGGCTAAACAGAAGAGTCCCCTTGACGTGGTTATAATTGGTGCCGGGCTCGCCGGACTTTTAACCGCACGAGTACTACGCGAAAAGCATAACGTCAAAGTATACGAGCGGTCATCTACACCAATCGAGGTCGGTGCCGCTATTAATGTCGGTCCAAATGGTGTTCGGATCCTCGACACTCTTGGTTTCGACCGTTCAAAAGCTGGATCGCTTCCTGTTGGGGCTACCAAGGTCTTCACCAAGGACGGCCATCTGCAATTGGATGAGAAAAATAGTTATGTGGAGAAATACGGCGCTGACTGGCTTTTTCAACATCGGGCGGATCTCAGAGGCGAGTTTCTGCGGTTGGCGACTGAAGATACTGCCATTTCTGGAATACCAGGGAGACCGGCTGAGGTGCTTTGGGATCAGAAGGTCATCGATATCGATCCAGAAGAGGGTCGTATCACACTTTCATCGG CTGCGGATGGCATCAAGTCCATGGTGAGGCCTTATGTAGTTGGTGATGCTGCGTTCCAGACAGCGAGGCCATCTGGCCTATCAGCCTTTCGTTTCACGCTGGAGCTTGACGACATCAAAGCAGCTCTCAAGGAACTACCAGACATTCTACAAGCTGATCAGCCTACATGCTTGTCTATGGTGTACTCTTTTGACAGCACCATGCGATCTGTTGTCATGTATCCCTGCCGGAACTTTGAGCTTTTCAACTTTGTGTGTATTGTTCCAGATAGCagcctcaaggagaagacaaCAGAATCTTGGACGGCCTCTGGAGATAAGGAAGAGCTCATGTCACTATTCTCAGACTTTCCCTCTTGGGTGCACGATTATTTCCG AATCGTAAAGAATATCAAACTCTGGCAGCTTCGAGACCAGGACCCGTTACCAACTTACATTCGCGGCCGGACGGTTCTGATTGGCGATGCGGCCCATGCCATGACGCCTCACCAAGGACAGGGCGGAACACAGGCTGTTGAAGACGCAGAGGGCTTCAGACTGTTTCTCCAGAATCGTATTACTAGAGAGCATGTTCCTGAGCTGTTGAAAGACTTTGATTCCGTCCGCAGACCACGTGCAAGCCAGATCCAGAACAATACCAGaaaggccaagaacaaaAGGACTGCGGAGGAGGTTTATATGTTTGAGAAGATAAACTGGACCTACGGTGGAATCATGGAAGAGCTAAAGGCTGTCAAAGAAAGGGGCAGCAACTACACAAAGAAGTCTGAGTCCGCTGGGACTATCAAGGCACTGTAG
- a CDS encoding related to aldehyde reductase II has product MSPILNPSFTIPKGSTILVTGVNGFIGSHVANEFLQRGYQVRGTARDATKAAWIKDLFHQQYSKDNFSLWSIADLSSPHAFDKAIRGVAAVVHVASPLGLNSGTGTMIPDAIASALNALKAANDEPSVKRFVYTSSSTAAVFPEAEVPVIVDSNTWNDKALVILQNSASAPEWYVAYAASKVEAERAVWGFYHNDMTRRSDLVVNTVLPSTNFGKSLDWKHQGYPSTSGFIRTLWSGTALESLTNASPQYFIDVQDDAKLHVAATLLPDVQGERIFPWAETWNLDQILAILRAQNPDRTFVKDFQAMRYLADIE; this is encoded by the exons ATGTCACCAATTCTTAATCCCTCATTCACCATCCCAAAGGGATCTACCATTCTAGTCACTGGTGTAAACGGTTTCATCGGCTCCCACGTCGCCAACGAATTTCTACAACGCGGATACCAAGTCCGAGGAACAGCCCGCGATGCTACCAAGGCGGCATGGATAAAAGACTTGTTCCATCAGCAGTACAGCAAAGATAACTTCTCACTCTGGTCAATCGCTGATTTGAGTTCTCCTCATGCTTTTGACAAAGCAATAAGAG GCGTTGCAGCAGTAGTTCACGTCGCTTCCCCATTAGGCCTCAACTCCGGCACCGGGACCATGATACCCGACGCCATCGCTAGTGCCCTGAACGCTCTGAAAGCAGCTAACGATGAGCCAAGTGTGAAGCGCTTTGTGTACACCAGCTCTTCAACCGCGGCAGTCTTTCCCGAAGCAGAAGTGCCGGTTATAGTGGACTCGAATACCTGGAACGATAAGGCACTTGTAATCCTACAGAACTCAGCCTCGGCACCTGAATGGTATGTTGCGTATGCCGCTAGCAAGGTTGAGGCGGAGCGAGCCGTTTGGGGCTTTTATCATAACGATATGACGCGTCGTTCAGATCTGGTGGTCAACACAG TACTTCCTAGCACAAACTTTGGCAAGAGCTTGGATTGGAAGCATCAGGGATACCCTTCAACATCAGGATTCATCAGGACACTATGGAGTGGCACTGCTCTCGAGTCACTGACCAATGCGTCACCTC AATATTTTATCGATGTTCAAGATGATGCGAAGCTTCACGTTGCGGCCACTTTGTTGCCAGATGTACAAGGGGAAAGGATCTTCCCTTGGGCAGAAACATGGAACCTAGACCAAATCTTAGCTATTCTACGGGCGCAGAACCCTGACAGGACTTTTGTCAAAGACTTTCAGGCCATGCGTTATCTAGCAGATATCGAATAG